Proteins encoded in a region of the Loxodonta africana isolate mLoxAfr1 chromosome 22, mLoxAfr1.hap2, whole genome shotgun sequence genome:
- the LOC135228532 gene encoding olfactory receptor 4C11-like — MQPNKSVTEFILLGLTQDPIRQKIVFIIFLIFNTGTVVGNLIIIVTIKFGRTFGSPMYFFLFYLSVADTCYSTSIAPRLIVDAPSAKKVISYNECMTQVFALHLFGSMEIFVLVLMAVDRYVAICNSLHYPTIMRQQVCIMLITLAWIGSFIHSVTQIVLVLKLPFCRSNLIDHYCCDLQPLLELACTDTYGINLLFVSNSGAICLISFLLLMISYFVILHSLRNHCAEGRKKTLLTCTSHIIVVVLFFGPGIFIYTHPSTTFPMDKMMTVFYTIGTPFLNPFIYTLRNAEVKNAMKKLWSIKPKKANDKMRV; from the coding sequence ATGCAGCCAAACAAGAGTGTAACTGAGTTCATACTGTTAGGATTGACACAGGATCCTATAAGGCAGAAAATCGTGTTCATAATCTTCTTAATCTTCAACACTGGAACTGTGGTGGGGAATTTGATTATTATTGTGACCATCAAGTTCGGTCGGACTTTTGGGagtcccatgtacttcttcctattTTATTTGTCCGTTGCTGATACCTGCTATTCAACTTCCATAGCCCCTAGACTAATTGTGGATGCTCCCTCTGCAAAGAAAGTTATATCCTATAACGAGTGTATGACACAAGTTTTTGCACTGCATTTATTTGGATCCATGGAGATCTTTGTCCTTGTCCTCATGGCTGttgatcgctatgtggccatctgtaattCCTTGCATTACCCGACCATCATGAGACAACAAGTTTGTATCATGTTGATTACTCTTGCCTGGATAGGGTCTTTTATACATTCTGTAACTCAGATTGTGCTGGTTTTGAAACTACCCTTCTGTAGATCAAATTTAATTGATCATTACTGCTGTGATTTGCAGCCCTTGTTGGAACTTGCTTGTACGGACACTTATGGGATAAACTTACTGTTTGTGTCCAACAGTGGGGCCATTTGCTTAATCAGTTTCTTGCTTCTGATGATCTCATACTTTGTTATCTTACATTCGCTGAGAAACCACTGTgcagaagggaggaaaaaaacccTTTTAACTTGCACCTCACACATCATTGTGGTTGTCTTATTCTTTGGCCcgggtatatttatatatacacacccatcaACCACTTTCCCCATGGACAAGATGATGACAGTATTTTATACCATTGGGACACCCTTTCTCAACCCATTCATCTACACACTAAGGAATGCAgaagtgaaaaatgccatgaaaaaGTTGTGGAGTATCAAACCTAAGAAAGCAAACGACAAAATGAGGGTATGA